A window of Triplophysa dalaica isolate WHDGS20190420 chromosome 7, ASM1584641v1, whole genome shotgun sequence contains these coding sequences:
- the cavin1a gene encoding caveolae-associated protein 1 gives MADTDFKLERAIYAEVSDDDEEVALVTPASKPAKSTKVSTSKRGDDVDDSDSEVDLMLGPGLDGGGSGGVEMSEAQATGMMVLALLDKIIGVVDQIQETQTGLEAKQETMEKNMTGIQTDLAKLAKSHVGTAGTVNKLLDKVRKVNVNVKSVRTELDKQAGQIKKLENNEHELLKRKNFKVLIFQDKEKPVKGPKTPVAVGEEGEQVLSEGGEEVEEEVEIEEIIEESRSDRIKRSGLQKVDNLKKAFSKEQMEKTRQRTKDNLEKTRQRTKANLEKTRQRTRENLEKTKKSFGKKMGKLGTKMTPNTERREKIRSSREKMTKSLTPAHKYYGRSKLTTYRVPPFTFHVKKIREGEMEPTSEPEEQVEENEEVQEILEEEEGVGLVSKVEEGELVNLDSPETDALLEAADHARLVLQDTVRPREKASQ, from the exons ATGGCCGACACTGACTTCAAACTGGAGCGCGCTATCTACGCCGAAGTCTCCGATGATGACGAGGAGGTTGCATTGGTTACGCCTGCGTCCAAACCTGCCAAATCCACCAAGGTGTCAACCTCAAAACGTGGGGACGATGTTGATGACAGTGACTCTGAGGTGGACCTGATGCTGGGACCCGGTCTCGATGGAGGCGGAAGTGGAGGAGTTGAGATGTCAGAGGCCCAGGCTACAGGTATGATGGTTCTGGCACTCCTAGATAAAATCATAGGTGTGGTTGACCAGATCCAGGAGACTCAGACTGGTTTAGAGGCCAAGCAGGAGACCATGGAGAAGAACATGACCGGCATCCAGACCGACCTGGCTAAGCTGGCAAAGAGTCACGTGGGAACTGCTGGGACGGTCAACAAGCTGCTGGACAAGGTGCGGAAAGTGAACGTCAACGTGAAAAGCGTGCGCACGGAACTGGACAAGCAGGCGGGACAAATCAAAAAGCTGGAGAACAATGAACATGAGCTCCTGAAGAGGAAGAACTTTAAAGTCCTCATCTTTCAG GACAAGGAAAAACCTGTTAAAGGCCCTAAGACGCCAGTGGCTGTTGGAGAAGAAGGAGAGCAGGTGCTGAGTGAAGGTGGAGAGGAAGTTGAAGAAGAGGTGGAGATTGAAGAGATCATTGAAGAATCTCGTTCTGATCGCATTAAACGCAGCGGCCTCCAGAAGGTTGACAATCTGAAGAAAGCCTTCAGCAAGGAGCAGATGGAAAAGACCAGACAGAGAACCAAGGACAACCTTGAGAAAACCAGACAGAGAACTAAAGCGAACCTGGAGAAAACACGTCAAAGAACCCGTGAGAACCTGGAGAAGACCAAGAAGAGTTTTGGGAAGAAGATGGGGAAGCTGGGAACAAAGATGACGCCCAACACAGAGCGCCGCGAGAAGATCCGCAGCTCTAGGGAGAAGATGACTAAGTCGTTGACGCCCGCTCACAAGTACTACGGCCGCTCCAAATTGACCACCTATCGTGTACCGCCATTTACCTTCCACGTGAAAAAGATCCGCGAGGGTGAGATGGAGCCCACATCGGAGCCTGAGGAGCAGGTGGAGGAGAATGAGGAGGTCCAGGAGATTCTTGAGGAGGAGGAAGGAGTTGGCCTCGTGTCAAAGGTGGAGGAAGGTGAACTGGTGAATCTGGACAGCCCGGAAACGGATGCTTTGCTTGAGGCAGCTGATCACGCCCGGCTGGTGTTACAGGATACGGTGAGGCCCAGAGAAAAAGCCAGCCAGTAA